AGCTTCGCGAAGTGCACGCCCGATTGGGCATCGCCACCGAGGCGTGGAGCCCGCTGGGCCAGGGATCTCTGCTCTCCGATCCCGTCATCACCGGCATCGCCGAGCGGCACGGTAAAACCCCCGCCCAGGTACTGATTAGGTGGCATATCCATCTGGGTAATATCGTCATCCCCAAGTCGGTGAACCCAGCGCGGATTGTGAGTAATTTCGACGTGTTCGATTTCGATCTGGACGAATCGGATATGTCGGCCATCGCCACGTTGGAGACGGATACACGCCTGGGACCCGATCCTCGAACCTTCAACTTCACAGGATAGGTGCCATGACCTCCTCGGACGGGGCTGCGATTCCCACCGTCAAGCTCAACGACGACCGTACGATCCCGGTCGTCGGATTCGGCGTCGGCGGGCTCTCGGATTCCGAAGCGGAGCGCGTGGTGTCGGCGGCGCTGGAGGCCGGGCACCGCCTGATCGACACCGCCGCCTCCTACGACAACGAGGCCGGCGTCGGGCGCGCCATCGCGGCATCGGGCATTCCGCGCGAGGAGATCTCGGTGACCACCAAGCTGGCCATCAGCGATCAGGGTTTCCAGTCATCGCAGAACGCCGGGCGCGCCAGCCTGGAGCGGCTCGGCCTGGACTATGTGGACCTGTACCTGATCCATTGGCCCGGCAACGACATCGGCAAATACGTCGACAGCTGGGGCGGGCTGATGGCGCTGAAGCAGGAGGGGCTGGCCCGCTCCACCGGCGTGTCCAACTTCAGTCCGGAGAATCTGTCGACCATCGTCGATCTGACCTTCGTCGCGCCCGCGGTCAACCAGATCGAGCTGCATCCGTTGCTCAACCAGAGCGCCTGGCGCGCAGCCAATGCCAAGTACAACGTCGCGACGGAGGCCTACAGCCCGCTCGGCGTCGGCAATCTGCTCGACAACCCGGCTGTCACCGCCATTGCCGAGGCGCATGGCAAGACTCCGGCGCAGGTGCTCATCCGGTGGAGCATCCAATTGGGCAACATCGTGATCTCCCGCTCGACCAACCCGGAGCGGATCGCGTCCAATCTCGACGTGTTCGGCTTCGAGCTGACCGCCGAGCAGATGGACAGCCTCAGCGGGCTCGACAATGGCACCCGGTTCCGGCCCGACCCGGCGACCTACACCGGCTGATCCCCGCGGAGCTGCCTGACGTGCCGGTGCACCGCTGCGGTGACGCGTTCGATGTCACCGGTCGCCAGCACGTCCAGCAGGGCCCCGCGTAACACCGCCAACGCCAGGGTTCGGGCAGCAGCGCCGGTTTCGGCGTCTTTCTCGTGCGCGGGTTGGGATTTCGCCAACACGTCGAGCCAATCCTCGACGGTTTCACCTGCGAAGCCCGCCCACGCTCCGTCCGGTTCGACGAGGGAGCGCGCGTACGCCTCGGCCCACAGCGTCAGCAGCGGCCGGTGTTCCACGGCGACAAGCCAACTCCACACCTTCTCGACCGCCGCGGCCAACCCGGCTGCGTGGGTGTCGCCGTCTCGGAGGCGCTCAAGGAGCGCG
Above is a window of Mycolicibacterium boenickei DNA encoding:
- a CDS encoding TetR/AcrR family transcriptional regulator; its protein translation is MDTTTPSARKIELLEAAYRYALAHGLSDLSLRPLAAAIGTSPRVLLFLFGSKDGLVRALLARARTDELALLERLRDGDTHAAGLAAAVEKVWSWLVAVEHRPLLTLWAEAYARSLVEPDGAWAGFAGETVEDWLDVLAKSQPAHEKDAETGAAARTLALAVLRGALLDVLATGDIERVTAAVHRHVRQLRGDQPV
- a CDS encoding aldo/keto reductase encodes the protein MTSSDGAAIPTVKLNDDRTIPVVGFGVGGLSDSEAERVVSAALEAGHRLIDTAASYDNEAGVGRAIAASGIPREEISVTTKLAISDQGFQSSQNAGRASLERLGLDYVDLYLIHWPGNDIGKYVDSWGGLMALKQEGLARSTGVSNFSPENLSTIVDLTFVAPAVNQIELHPLLNQSAWRAANAKYNVATEAYSPLGVGNLLDNPAVTAIAEAHGKTPAQVLIRWSIQLGNIVISRSTNPERIASNLDVFGFELTAEQMDSLSGLDNGTRFRPDPATYTG